In the genome of Calliopsis andreniformis isolate RMS-2024a chromosome 10, iyCalAndr_principal, whole genome shotgun sequence, one region contains:
- the LOC143184700 gene encoding uncharacterized protein LOC143184700 produces the protein MSSLQQGSRFLPFSNNNIQRKQLSMQGGLPQSLSGSETDVSTSNENLTNEDRYVIRHTARQEPQGQENQQQSPSRSSSHKENIPNIQGNLLNRNSLKDSLNGSNRNSLKENLNGSNRNSLKDSINGSNRNSLKDNLSNRTSVGSNRSSLDVSTSSYNTLIIHNANDDNSWVPSGRLSGVVREHGDMGYLYCDGGGKGHSNSPTMQSLSNLSHEDHVYEQPSNGGCQEITDIPDDYLSQSQVLKHLAKEVKVPSYSKLSNNGGNIDTRMRDSDRGKQNDSESEDRPPPAYMSVLLPLKGKSRLVGPMEKLTLSRSQPDLSRIGKPDIDNYNLRATSPRPQTKGREETETATGEIWPPSEMIQIVIQENSALKLELERCYNKVAKSQKLEQEIAKVHRAHEELAASCERREKLERAARLRLQNDCRRLTELNRALRDQIDLLSARTDSPPIVESMRKELTQRELLIGQLITQNKELAAAKERQEIELAAQRATLQEQRTHIDILDTALTNAQGNVVRLEEECRKKQVYVERVGQLQRALSSLQASSDRREETERQLRGQLERELREGGGGGGANGNEQSSNGETIAELKRRIRERDEKIMSLEGDVAKWEQRYLEESALRQAAIDAASLPKDAKIAALEKTSQDAEKLIAEARSEKMRHMDEVHAAQKKLADLESRMKDLESKLAERDAMIRVLQKHTYDKDSSSSSGVGSYPAAHSSHSSTSADHHTALTSTPELVSSVLGGGSGYGSTGSYGVTDSYKYRKQGSFEQTNKSLDDQLKELDSQLLSKRALCCFPGFSNPGTASRKGKIPKPLLAGVDSTGTSSTASSKSRLLDDSGGEVSPGIMEFASAASRFKGTVSRLSDGKPEDMMLLEKQGRSSQRQRMQEGEPRRAGSLPPSSLPRPPKSLKSTNSRYCRLSDTETRKKSDPGPALDTSASIKVRDANNCSIEYGRFDMKAQRRKKSGVTEPLISNNSSKKPPSITSHEYERLQGENGRKKQASISEVKHRDTQSRSLIPPPSRRIGEYGRLSEGTLRKQTGSRGQSTGSTVSSKSGGRDSGGTASSEASTSSLPPSKARSIPRPSNYRIQF, from the exons ATGAGTTCTTTACAACAAGGTAGCAGATTCTTGCCTTTttctaataataatatacagagGAAACAGTTATCAATGCAAG GTGGTCTTCCACAAAGTTTAAGTGGAAGTGAGACTGATGTTTCAACCTCAAATGAGAATCTAACCAATGAAGATCGATATGTAATAAGACACACAGCACGCCAGGAGCCTCAAGGTCAAGAAAATCAGCAGCAAAGCCCATCCAGGTCTTCCAGTCATAAAGAAAATATACCAAATATACAA GGTAACCTGCTCAACagaaacagtttgaaagatagTTTGAATGGATCCAACAGAAACAGTCTGAAAGAGAATTTGAATGGGTCCAATCggaacagtttgaaagatagCATTAATGGTTCAAACAGAAATAGTTTGAAAGATAATTTAAGTAATCGTACCAGTGTTGGCTCAAATAGAAGTAGTCTAGATGTGTCTACAAGTTCATATAACACACTCATCATACACAATGCAAATGATGATAATTCATGGGTACCATCTGGAAg GTTGTCTGGTGTGGTAAGGGAGCATGGAGACATGGGGTACTTGTACTGTGATGGTGGAGGGAAGGGACATTCGAACAGTCCTACTATGCAATCTCTATCAAATTTATCTCATGAAGATCACGTTTATGAACAACCTAGTAATGGAGGATGCCAAGAAATTACAGACATACCGGATGATTATCTCAGTCAGTCACAG GTTTTAAAACATCTTGCAAAGGAAGTGAAAGTACCATCATACAGTAAACTGTCAAATAATGGAGGAAATATAGATACGAGAATGAGAGACAGCGATAGAGGAAAACAAAATGATAGCGAATCCGAAGACAGACCACCACCTGCGTATATGTCAGTTTTGTTACCGCTGAAAGGAAAATCCAGGCTAGTTGGACCAATGGAAAAGTTAACATTATCAAGGTCACAACCTGATTTATCTAGAATTGGCAAACCAGACATTGATAACTACAACTTGCGAGCTACTTCTCCACG ACCTCAAACAAAAGGGAGAGAAGAAACAGAAACAGCAACAGGCGAAATTTGGCCACCATCTGAAATGATTCAGATCGTGATCCAAGAAAATAGTGCCTTAAAATTAGAATTAGAACGATGTTACAATAAGGTCGCTAAGTCTCAAAAGTTGGAACAAGAAATTGCGAAAGTACATAGAGCGCACGAAGAATTAGCTGCGTCGTGTGAAAGAAGGGAAAAGCTGGAACGAGCTGCTAGATTGCGGCTGCAGAACGATTGCAGGCGATTGACCGAATTAAATCGCGCATTAAGAGATCAAATAGATTTACTGTCCGCTCGCACCGATAGTCCACCGATTGTAGAATCTATGAGAAAGGAATTAACTCAACGCGAATTGCTAATTGGCCAATTGATTACGCAAA ATAAAGAATTAGCTGCTGCAAAAGAAAGACAGGAAATCGAATTAGCGGCGCAACGAGCGACATTACAAGAACAACGTACGCACATAGACATTTTAGATACTGCTCTCACTAATGCCCAAGGAAATGTTGTGCGTCTTGAAGAAGAG TGTCGGAAGAAGCAAGTGTACGTGGAGAGAGTGGGCCAGCTTCAACGAGCTTTGTCTTCTCTTCAAGCGTCTAGTGATAGAAGAGAAGAAACAGAGAGACAGTTGAGGGGTCAATTAGAAAGAGAATTAAGAGAAGGAGGTGGCGGTGGTGGTGCTAATGGTAATGAACAGTCTTCTAACGGGGAGACTATCGCAGAATTAAAACGACGAATACGCGAAAGAGACGAAAAAATTATGTCACTCGAAGGTGATGTTGCCAAATGGGAGCAACGTTATCTCGAAGAAAGTGCATTGAGGCAAGCCGCAATTGACGCAGCTAGTCTTCCaaa GGATGCCAAAATAGCTGCATTGGAAAAAACAAGTCAAGATGCCGAGAAATTAATTGCTGAAGCACGCTCCGAGAAAATGAGACATATGGATGAAGTCCATGCCGCACAGAAGAAACTCGCTGATCTTGAATCTAG AATGAAAGATCTAGAATCGAAGTTGGCTGAAAGGGACGCGATGATTCGAGTTCTCCAGAAACACACGTACGATAAagatagtagtagtagtagcggTGTTGGTAGTTACCCTGCTGCTCACTCGTCACATTCAAGTACATCAGCAGATCATCATACTGCGTTAACAAGCACACCAGAACTTG TGAGCAGTGTACTAGGTGGAGGCAGTGGTTATGGAAGCACTGGTTCATACGGTGTTACGGACAGCTACAAGTACAGAAAGCAGGGCAGTTTCGAGCAAACAAATAAAAGCCTTGACGATCAGTTAAAAGAGCTAGACTCTCAACTACTTAGTAAG CGGGCACTTTGCTGTTTTCCAGGATTCTCTAATCCAGGCACTGCGTCGCGAAAAGGAAAAATACCCAAGCCACTATTGGCGGGTGTAGATAGCACAGGTACCTCGAGCACCGCCTCGAGCAAAAGCCGTCTTCTGGACGACTCAGGGGGCGAGGTCTCGCCAGGTATAATGGAATTCGCGAGCGCAGCCTCGAGGTTCAAGGGCACCGTTTCGAGACTGTCGGACGGCAAGCCTGAGGATATGATGCTGCTGGAGAAGCAAGGCAGAAGCTCGCAGAGGCAGAGGATGCAGGAGGGCGAGCCACGCCGCGCTGGGAGCCTTCCTCCCAGCTCGCTACCACGACCGCCCAAGAGTCTGAAATCGACCAACTCCCGCTACTGTCGGCTGAGCGACACGGAGACGCGCAAGAAGTCTGATCCAGGTCCAGCGCTGGATACATCGGCGAGCATCAAGGTTCGCGATGCAAATAACTGCAGCATCGAGTACGGGAGATTCGATATGAAGGCCCAACGTAGGAAGAAGTCTGGTGTCACGGAACCATTGATTTCGAATAATTCGTCGAAGAAGCCTCCTTCTATTACTAGCCACGAGTACGAGCGTCTTCAGGGTGAAAATGGTCGGAAGAAACAAGCTTCCATCTCGGAGGTGAAGCACAGGGACACGCAGAGTCGCTCGCTGATACCGCCACCATCTCGTCGTATCGGGGAGTATGGTCGTCTCAGCGAGGGCACCCTGAGGAAGCAGACTGGCTCACGGGGACAGAGTACAGGAAGTACTGTGAGCAGCAAGAGTGGAGGACGCGATTCTGGCGGTACCGCCAGCAGCGAGGCCTCCACTTCTTCCTTGCCACCTTCGAAAGCGAGGTCAATACCGCGTCCCAGCAATTATCGTATCCAATTTTAA